A genomic segment from Dendropsophus ebraccatus isolate aDenEbr1 chromosome 7, aDenEbr1.pat, whole genome shotgun sequence encodes:
- the JUND gene encoding transcription factor JunD, with protein sequence MEIPFYHDEVLNLHQASSFYTSSVATMMKKDLNLNLTEQVAGTLKSLRDADGLLTSPDLGLLKLASPELERLIIQSNGLVTTTPTSSQFIYPKVASEEQEFAEGFVKALEDLHKQNQLGVTNAVDLSSVPAVASLQPPPPSDAPVYANLSSYSSGSLGTTVNYSTDTVPFPPPPSALSQQPVAPPSRLQTLKDEPQIVPEVATFGDSPPMSPIDMDTQERIKAERKRLRNRIAASKCRKRKLERISRLEEKVKSLKTQNTELASTANLLREQVAQLKQKVMSHVNSGCQLLPQQVQAY encoded by the coding sequence ATGGAAATACCCTTCTACCATGATGAGGTGTTGAATTTGCATCAGGCTTCAAGCTTTTACACTTCCTCAGTTGCCACCATGATGAAGAAAGACCTAAACCTCAACCTGACGGAGCAGGTAGCCGGCACCTTAAAGTCTCTGCGGGATGCTGACGGCCTCCTCACCTCCCCTGACCTTGGACTCTTGAAGCTGGCCTCCCCAGAACTGGAGCGGCTTATCATTCAATCCAATGGTCTGGTCACAACCACTCCCACCAGTAGCCAGTTCATCTACCCCAAGGTGGCCAGTGAAGAGCAGGAGTTCGCCGAAGGATTTGTCAAAGCCCTTGAAGATCTTCACAAACAAAATCAACTTGGGGTTACAAATGCGGTGGATTTAAGCTCGGTACCTGCAGTTGCCAGTCTGCAGCCCCCTCCCCCGTCTGATGCCCCAGTCTATGCCAATCTCAGCAGCTACTCAAGCGGGTCACTGGGCACCACGGTAAACTACAGCACTGACACTGTGCCATTCCCACCTCCGCCATCAGCCTTGTCACAGCAGCCTGTAGCCCCTCCATCTAGACTACAGACTCTCAAGGATGAACCTCAGATAGTGCCGGAAGTGGCAACTTTTGGAGATAGCCCCCCAATGTCTCCTATCGACATGGACACTCAGGAAAGAATAAAGGCTGAAAGAAAGCGGCTAAGAAACAGGATAGCGGCCTCTAAATGCCGAAAGAGGAAACTGGAGAGAATCTCTAGACTGGAGGAGAAAGTGAAAAGCCTTAAAACGCAGAATACAGAGTTGGCATCTACAGCAAACCTGCTGAGGGAGCAGGTGGCCCAGCTGAAGCAGAAAGTCATGAGTCACGTCAACAGTGGCTGCCAGCTTCTTCCTCAGCAAGTCCAAGCTTACTAA